CATGCGCCCAAGCGGCGCCTGAAGGCCCTGCAACGCCGGATGCTGGCGCTCCTGGTGTCGAAGCTCCCCGTGAGTCCACAGGCCCATGGCTTCGTGCCCGGCCGCTCCATCAAGACGGGCGCCGCGCCGCACGTGGGCCGGCGGGTGGTCCTGAAGCTGGACCTGAAGGACTTCTTCCCCTCCGTCACCTTCGCGCGGGTGCGAGGGCTGCTCATCGCCCTGGGCTACGGCTATCCCGTGGCGGCCACGCTCGCGGTGCTGATGACGGAGTCCGAGCGCCAGCCCGTGGAGCTGGAGGGCATCCTCTTCCACGTTCCCGTGGGCCCACGCGTCTGCGTGCAGGGCGCCCCCACGAGCCCCGCCCTGTGCAACGCGGTGCTGCTGCGACTGGACCGGCGGCTGGCGGGACTGGCGCGTCGGTACGGCTACACGTACACGCGCTACGCGGATGACCTCACCTTCTCCGGCGACGACGTCACGGCGCTGGAGCGAGTCCGCGCGCTGGCCGCGCGGTACGTGCAGGAGGAAGGCTTCGAGGTCAACCGCGAGAAGACCCGCGTGCAGCGCCGGGGCGGTGCCCAGCGCGTCACTGGCGTCACCGTGAATACGACGCTGGGCTTGTCACGCGAGGAGCGGCGGCGGCTCCGGGCGATGCTGCACCAGGAGGGGCGGTCGGAGGACGTCGAGGCACACCGCGCGCACCTCGACGGCCTCCTGGCCTACGTGAAGATGCTCAACCCGGAGCAGGCGGAGCGGCTCGCTCGCCGGCGCAAGCCGCGCGGGACGTGAGCGAGGGCTCAGCTCCGGATGGGCCAGGGCCTGTCACGCGTCCCGGCCTCCCAGTTGTCATGGCGGCCGTCCCAGTACACGACCTTGAGCTCACCGGGGTCGACGTCGTCCAGGCACTGGATGTTGACGGACCGGAACTCTCCACCGAGCTCCTCGACGAACCCGGCGGAGAAGCAATGGATGCCGCAGTGCTTGCAGAACGAGCGGAAGTTCGGGCTCGAGCCCTTCCGGAACTCACCCAGGTGCTCCGCGCCCGCGGTGACGCGGAAGGCGCTCGGCTTCGGGTAGGCCTGCGTGCCGCCGACCTTGGTGCAGATGCTGCAATTGCAGCGGCTCACGGGCTCCGACAGATCCATCTCGGCCTCGAAACGCACCGCTCCGCAAAGACATCCTCCGGTGTACTGCTTCAGCTTGCTGTCCTTCGACATGACGGCATCTCCTCGAGCGAGTGAAACGACGCCCTTGACTTAGACAGCCCGCATGACAGGGGTATGTCAGGTATCTACCGGCCCGCCGCGCACATCTGCCAATCGAAGCCCCCTGCCGCGGATGTACCGGCGGGGACAGCAGAGTCCCCAGACTTCGACACCTTGCGTCATGCCCCAAAGACGCAGCGTCGCCGTAAATTACCGCTCATGACGGAATTGGGCCTGCCCGATCACCCCTGAGGGATGACACTTCGCACCTCGGCGTGGTAACCGGACTCTCCCTCGTTGGTGGTCAAACGGTGTGCGCTCACGCCCGGCCACCAGCCAGGGTGGCCGCTGTGGACCTCGTGGCCGCCCTGACTACCGCAGGAGAAACGAGACATGAGCGTTATGTCAAACGCAGCACTGGCTCTGTCCACGGGTCGCCGGTACCGTGCCTATACCACACGACACCTGGACGAACTGACGACTCGGGCTGGGCTCTCAGCGGATGAACGGCTCGCGGTGCAAGCGGTGGCGCACGTGCTGCCCTTCCGGACCAACAGCTACGTCGTGGACGAGCTGATCGACTGGGCCGCCGCGCCCGCCGACCCCATCTACCGGCTCGTCTTCCCGCAGGCGGACATGCTGCCCACGGAGGACGTGGCTCGCATGGTGGACCTGCTGAGCTCCGGTGCATCCCCCCTGGAGCTGAACGCGGCCGCCAACGAGATTCGCGCGCGGCTCAATCCGCACCCCGCTGGGCAGATGCAGCTCAACGTTCCCAAGCTGGCCAACGAAGAGCCCGTCCCGGGTCTCCAGCACAAGTACAAGGAGACGGTGCTCATCTTCCCCAAGCAGGGTCAGACGTGCCACGCGTACTGCACGTACTGCTTCCGCTGGGCGCAGTTCGTCGGGGACGCGGACCTGAAGTTCGCCTCGCGGGAAATCGAGCCGCTGGTGAACTACATCCGCGCGCACCCCGAGGTCACCAACGTGCTGTTCACCGGTGGCGACCCGATGATCATGACCGAGGCCGTGCTGGCCAAGTACATCGAGCCGCTGCTGGACATCGAGCACCTGGAGGCCATCCGCATCGGCACCAAGGCGCTGGCCTACTGGCCGCAGCGCTTCGTCACGGATTCGGACGCGGACGACATCCTGCGCCTGTTCGAGAAGGTGGTCGCCTCCGGCAAGAGCCTGGCCTTCATGGCGCATTTCTCTCATCCCAACGAGATGGTCCCCGAGATTGTCCAGGAGGCGGTGCGCCGCATCCGGGGCACCGGCGCGGTCATCCGCACCCAGGCGCCGCTCATCCGCACCATCAACGACACCCCGGGCACCTGGGAGAGCATGTGGCGCACGCACCTGCGCCACGGCATGGTGCCGTATTACATGTTCGTCGAGCGGGATACGGGGCCCCAGGACTACTTCGCGGTACCGCTCGCCGAGGCCTACGACATCTTCCGCAACGCCTTCCAGAGCGTGTCTGGACTGGCGCGCACGGTGCGCGGCCCGTCGATGTCCGCCACGCCCGGCAAGGTGTGTGTGGACGGTGTGGCGGAGATTGCCGGCGAGAAGGTCTTCGTCCTCCACTTCATCCAGTCTCGCGACCCGGAGCTCGTCGGCCGGCCCTTCTTCGCGAAGTACGACGAGAAGGCATCCTGGCTGTTCGACCTCAAGCCCGCGATGGGCGCCACCCACTTCCCGTGGGAGGAGCCGTCCGCGTAGTCGTAGCCGCACGCGGCGGGAGGCCCCAGTGGCTGGCCTCCCGCCCCGGGCGAATGCCCTTTGAAGCGGACGCGGATCCGGATGGCCAACGTCAGCGTCAGACGCCTGGCATCCGGCTCATCGGCCGAAGCGGTCATGCAAAGCTTCACACCCACGCAAAGCGAGTCGCCATTCACGTCACGCCGCGCGAGGGTTTGTGACGTCCAGCATCACACGCCCGTGACGCCTCCCTGGCCAGGCGAGCATCCACCCGGCACCTTCGTCCTGGGGCGCACGGTGCATACCGTGGCGTCATGCTCGGCGACCGTTCCTGGGAGGAGTGGATTTCGGAGTACTCGAAAAGCCACACCCATGCTGTCAACCGTCTGTGTCACACGGTGGGCATTCCGATGATTGCGGCCTCGGTGCCCCTGGCCGCCGCATCCCCGTTCGTCCCTCGCCTCTGGAAAGTGCCCGCAGCCCTCTTCGTCGTCGGGTGGAGCTTCCAGTTCGTGGGCCATGCCTTCGAGCGCAAGCCCCCTGAGTTCCTCAAGGACTGGCGCTTTCTCTTCGTGGGCCTGCGGTGGTGGGCCGCGAAGGTGGCGGGCAAGGCTTGACGCCCGCCTGAATCGCTCAGGCCCTGGGGGGCGCCGCTGGCGTGCGCACGTGTTCGGGCCGTACGCCCATGCCCACCAGGCGCGCCGGAATGCGCCGCAGGAAGGGGACGTGCTGGACCAGCCACAGCGGCAAGGGAAGCGCGGTGGACGCCGCCGGGCTTCGCAGCGCGGGCCCGAGCACGCGATTCTGGATGAGGACCTGGGCCCGCTGGGTGACACGCGTGGGCCACTCCCGGCGCTCCTGGACGCGCCGCAGGTCCATGGGCGTCACGTGCCGGGCCAGCAGTGGCCCCGCGAGGATGTTGGCGGCGGCCACCGCGTCCTGCACCGCCAGGTTGATGCCGACCCCGCCCACCGGTGACATGGCATGCGCCGCGTCGCCAATGCAGAGCAGGCCCGCCTGGTACCAGGTGCGCAGCCGATCCACCCGCACGGTGAGCAGCTTCACGTCGTCCCACGTCGCCAGTTCGTGGGCCCGGTCCGCCAGAAAGGGCGCCAGCCGGGCGAAGTCCTCGCGGAAGGACACCAGCCCGGCCTCGCGCAAGGCGTCGAAGCTGCCCTTCGCGATGACACGCCCGCATTGCCACGAGTCGCCCCGGTTGATGAGGACGAAAATCTGTCCCTGCTCGAAGCGGCCCATGGGGTCCTCGGGGTCTTCGGGCTTGCGCGAGACACGGAACCAGAGGACGTCCATGGGCGCGCCCAGGACCTCCACCTCCAGGCCGGCGCGCTGACGCATGATGGAATTCCGGCCATCCGCCGCCACCACCAGCGACGCACGAACCTCCAATGAGCCCTCCGGCGTCCGAGCCTGGACGCCGACGACACACCCCTTCTCACGCAACACCTCCGTCACTTCGGCACACCGGCGCAGGTGGAAGCCCGGGTACTCGGCGGCCTTCCGCGCGAGGAAGTCGAGCAGGTCCCACTGCGGCATGAACGCGATGTAACGCGCGCGCGTGGGCAGGTGAGAGAAGTCTCCGACGATCACGTCATGGGCACCGCGCTGGAGGCGCAACACCGGCGCCTTCTGATGCGGCAGGGCCAGGAGCTCATCCAGCCACCCCAGCTCGTGCATCAGTTCCAAGGTGGAGGGGTGGATGGTGTCGCCGCGGAAGTCACGCAAGAAGTCCGCGTGCTTCTCCAGCACCGTCACCTCCACTCCCGCCCGTGCCAGCAACAAGCCCAGCATCATCCCCGCCGGGCCTCCTCCCACGACACAGCACTGCGTGGTGCGCACCTCGTCGGCCATGTCAGTCCCCCGCCATGTCAGCCTCAGGCAGCAAGATTCTACGAACGCCCCACCCGGAACGACCAGACCTTCCAGGACCGAACGTACCTCCCTGACAGCAGCGCGCTTCAAGGGGACGCTTCTCGGCGCACAAAAAACAATGTCATTTCAGACCCGACATGACACGCCGACAAGTCGTCTGCCGAGTCCTTCAGAAAGTGCTTGAACCAATGGCTAACAAAGCGCTGTGAATTCAAATGGAATTCACGGACGCCGGCCGCTGGCTCGAAACCCGGTGCGTGTCCGCGCGAGTGGGGCGGCCCTGGTCTGAGGTGCGGCCTGGGGTGCCCGGATCCTGTTCGACTGCCTCAAAGACGGCCTGCGTCAATTCTCATCCCATGAGATTTTCAACTCAACGAGCATGGCACTCTGCAACGCAGCGCGCCCGCAGCCCGAGAATCCCAGAGACACTGGCGGGACTTTGAGAGCCGCCGCTCGAGCGAGCGCCTGGCGAAACCTCCCCTCGCCGGGGATGACAGAGGCATGAGTTAGGGTCTCGCCCTGCTGGGAGATTCTTCCCGGCATTCAACTTTGTAGAGGTTTCCTGATGCGTTTTCCTACCTGGGCGCGCGCGTTGCGCACGACTTCATTTTGCCTCGTGGGTGCCTGCTCGCTGTTGACGGCTTGCGACTCCAGCGAAGATCCAGGGCCCGGCAACGAGCCCCCGCCCGACACCACCCCTCGTACGCTGACGCTGCTGCAGACGAGCGACCTGCACACGAACATCTTCCCGTGGGACTACTTCTCCGGGAAGCCCGACGCGAAGCGCGGCGTCGCCAAGGTGGCCACGCTCGTCAAGCAGGAGCGGGAGAAGAACCCGGACTGCACGCTGCTCGTCGACACGGGCGACACCATCCAGGGCTCACCGTTGGGCACCTACTATTCCCTGGTGGACAACACGCCCCAGCATCCCATGGCCGCCGCCATGAACGAGATGGGCTATGCCGCCATGGCCCTGGGCAACCACGAGTTCAACTTCGGCCAGGACGTCCTCAACAAGTTCAAGAACGAGGTCAACTTCCCGCTGCTTGGTGCCAACGTGCGCAACAGCGCGGACGGCTCCGAGGCCTTCACGCCCTACATCATCAAGACGGTGTGTGACGTGAAGGTCGGCATCCTCGGACTGGTGACGCCTGGCGTGACGACGTGGGAGCGCGCGGAGAACATCGCCGGCCTGCGCTTCGATGACCCGCTGCAGACGGCGAAGGACTACGTGCCGCGGATGAAGGAAGCCGGCGCGGACGTGGTGGTGGTGGCCATCCACAGCGGTCCCGACCGGCAGCCGACCGGCAGCGCGAGCAACCCCGAATCGTGGCTGGCCGACTACGCGGATGATTCGAAGTGGGCGGACCGGGGCAACCTCCCTGGAGAGAACCAGGCCGTCCAGATTGCCCAGCAGGTCCCCGGCGTGGATGTCCTC
This genomic interval from Myxococcus xanthus contains the following:
- a CDS encoding FAD-dependent oxidoreductase — translated: MADEVRTTQCCVVGGGPAGMMLGLLLARAGVEVTVLEKHADFLRDFRGDTIHPSTLELMHELGWLDELLALPHQKAPVLRLQRGAHDVIVGDFSHLPTRARYIAFMPQWDLLDFLARKAAEYPGFHLRRCAEVTEVLREKGCVVGVQARTPEGSLEVRASLVVAADGRNSIMRQRAGLEVEVLGAPMDVLWFRVSRKPEDPEDPMGRFEQGQIFVLINRGDSWQCGRVIAKGSFDALREAGLVSFREDFARLAPFLADRAHELATWDDVKLLTVRVDRLRTWYQAGLLCIGDAAHAMSPVGGVGINLAVQDAVAAANILAGPLLARHVTPMDLRRVQERREWPTRVTQRAQVLIQNRVLGPALRSPAASTALPLPLWLVQHVPFLRRIPARLVGMGVRPEHVRTPAAPPRA
- a CDS encoding Mpo1-like protein, with the protein product MLGDRSWEEWISEYSKSHTHAVNRLCHTVGIPMIAASVPLAAASPFVPRLWKVPAALFVVGWSFQFVGHAFERKPPEFLKDWRFLFVGLRWWAAKVAGKA
- a CDS encoding GFA family protein, whose protein sequence is MSKDSKLKQYTGGCLCGAVRFEAEMDLSEPVSRCNCSICTKVGGTQAYPKPSAFRVTAGAEHLGEFRKGSSPNFRSFCKHCGIHCFSAGFVEELGGEFRSVNIQCLDDVDPGELKVVYWDGRHDNWEAGTRDRPWPIRS
- a CDS encoding KamA family radical SAM protein; translated protein: MSVMSNAALALSTGRRYRAYTTRHLDELTTRAGLSADERLAVQAVAHVLPFRTNSYVVDELIDWAAAPADPIYRLVFPQADMLPTEDVARMVDLLSSGASPLELNAAANEIRARLNPHPAGQMQLNVPKLANEEPVPGLQHKYKETVLIFPKQGQTCHAYCTYCFRWAQFVGDADLKFASREIEPLVNYIRAHPEVTNVLFTGGDPMIMTEAVLAKYIEPLLDIEHLEAIRIGTKALAYWPQRFVTDSDADDILRLFEKVVASGKSLAFMAHFSHPNEMVPEIVQEAVRRIRGTGAVIRTQAPLIRTINDTPGTWESMWRTHLRHGMVPYYMFVERDTGPQDYFAVPLAEAYDIFRNAFQSVSGLARTVRGPSMSATPGKVCVDGVAEIAGEKVFVLHFIQSRDPELVGRPFFAKYDEKASWLFDLKPAMGATHFPWEEPSA
- a CDS encoding reverse transcriptase family protein: MSWFDTTLSRLKGLFSRPVTRSTTGLDVPLDAHGRPQDVVTETVSTSGPLKPGHLRQVRRDARLLPKGVRRYTPGRKKWMEAAEARRLFSATLRTRNRNLRDLLPDEAQLARYGLPVWRTEEDVAAALGVSVGVLRHYSIHRPRERVRHYVTFAVPKRSGGVRLLHAPKRRLKALQRRMLALLVSKLPVSPQAHGFVPGRSIKTGAAPHVGRRVVLKLDLKDFFPSVTFARVRGLLIALGYGYPVAATLAVLMTESERQPVELEGILFHVPVGPRVCVQGAPTSPALCNAVLLRLDRRLAGLARRYGYTYTRYADDLTFSGDDVTALERVRALAARYVQEEGFEVNREKTRVQRRGGAQRVTGVTVNTTLGLSREERRRLRAMLHQEGRSEDVEAHRAHLDGLLAYVKMLNPEQAERLARRRKPRGT